One Deinococcus seoulensis DNA window includes the following coding sequences:
- a CDS encoding nitroreductase family protein: MTATTPKVLDVKEAIETRRSIRKYVQEPMNQDDLHEILRLASLAPSAWNAQTWRFAVVQDAAIKEQLQAAAYGQGQVTNAPAVIVVYSDMEDTLATVEETAHPGMGDAGREGQRKTFDGAFGSQDVAQRGQWGLSQANIAFGFVMIAARGLGYDTVPMLGFDPAKVKEILGLPEHVQFAGLLPVGKRAEDGFPHHRHSVERITKFY, encoded by the coding sequence ATGACCGCTACGACCCCCAAAGTGCTTGACGTCAAAGAAGCCATCGAAACCCGCCGCAGCATCCGCAAGTACGTCCAGGAACCCATGAACCAGGACGACCTGCACGAAATCCTGCGCCTCGCCAGCCTCGCCCCCAGTGCCTGGAACGCCCAGACCTGGCGCTTCGCCGTCGTGCAGGACGCCGCCATCAAGGAGCAGCTGCAGGCCGCCGCCTACGGCCAGGGCCAGGTCACGAACGCCCCCGCCGTCATCGTCGTGTACAGCGACATGGAAGACACCCTGGCCACCGTCGAGGAAACCGCGCACCCCGGCATGGGTGACGCGGGCCGCGAAGGCCAGCGCAAGACCTTCGACGGCGCCTTCGGCAGCCAGGACGTCGCCCAGCGCGGCCAGTGGGGCCTGAGCCAGGCGAACATCGCCTTCGGCTTCGTGATGATCGCCGCCCGCGGCCTCGGCTACGACACCGTGCCCATGCTCGGCTTCGACCCCGCCAAGGTCAAGGAAATCCTCGGCCTGCCCGAGCACGTCCAGTTCGCCGGTCTGCTGCCCGTCGGCAAGCGCGCCGAGGACGGCTTCCCCCACCACCGCCACAGCGTCGAGCGCATCACCAAGTTCTACTGA
- a CDS encoding metal ABC transporter permease translates to MHLLTDPLQFEFFTRALLAVVLVSVLCALVGAWVVLRGLSYIGDAMSHAVFPGIVGAFLMQGNLLVGALIAAVLTALGIGAIGRRSGLKQDSAIGIVFVGMFALGIVMLSRAPTFTTDLSNFLIGNPLGVTPADLWGALAVTVVVGGILTAIQKELLLASFDPTEARAVGLPVRRLESLLLILIGLVVVLTVQLVGTTLSVSLLITSSAAARLLARSLKKMMLLAAALGTVGGVTGLYLSYYQDTAPGATIVLVNTAIFLLALAFRRRE, encoded by the coding sequence TTGCACCTGCTGACCGACCCCCTGCAATTCGAATTCTTCACCCGCGCGCTGCTCGCCGTGGTGCTCGTCAGCGTCCTGTGTGCCCTCGTCGGCGCGTGGGTCGTGCTGCGCGGCCTGAGTTACATCGGGGACGCCATGAGCCACGCCGTGTTCCCCGGCATCGTCGGCGCGTTCCTCATGCAGGGCAACCTGCTCGTCGGGGCGCTCATCGCTGCCGTCCTCACCGCGCTGGGCATCGGCGCCATCGGGCGGCGCAGCGGCCTCAAGCAGGACAGCGCCATCGGCATCGTGTTCGTCGGCATGTTCGCCCTCGGCATCGTCATGCTGTCGCGCGCGCCGACCTTCACCACCGACCTCAGCAACTTCCTGATCGGCAACCCACTCGGCGTCACGCCCGCCGACCTGTGGGGCGCGCTGGCCGTCACGGTCGTCGTCGGCGGCATCCTCACCGCCATCCAGAAGGAACTCCTGCTCGCGTCCTTCGACCCGACCGAGGCGCGCGCCGTGGGCCTCCCCGTCCGCCGCCTCGAAAGTCTGCTGCTGATCCTGATCGGCCTCGTCGTCGTCCTGACCGTGCAGCTCGTCGGGACGACCCTCAGCGTCAGCCTGCTCATCACGTCCAGCGCCGCCGCGCGCCTCCTGGCCCGCAGCCTCAAGAAGATGATGCTCCTCGCCGCCGCGCTCGGCACCGTCGGCGGCGTGACGGGGCTGTACCTCAGCTACTACCAGGACACCGCCCCCGGCGCGACCATCGTCCTCGTGAACACCGCCATCTTCCTGCTGGCGCTGGCGTTCCGCAGACGGGAGTGA
- a CDS encoding metal ABC transporter solute-binding protein, Zn/Mn family, which translates to MTRPHLLLPALLLAACAAPTAQAAPLQVSATTTIIADFVKAVGGTRVSVNVIVPPGGDTHTFQPSTGAIRELARSRTLFANGAGLEPWLPRLKASAPRVPVQELTAGLKLHAADEGEDHAEAGHDDHDHGALDPHAWWDATLAAGYVKNAQAALTRLDPAGKATYAKNAAAHLKAISAADAYAKKQFATVPAARRVLVTNHDSLHYLAERYGLRLIGAVIPGLSTEREPSARELAVLTQTMKKAGAKVIFTENTVNARLAQTLARETGARIAPALYTDALGPKGSGGETYLKAFRTNVDIMVKALKTR; encoded by the coding sequence GTGACGCGCCCCCACCTCCTCCTGCCCGCGCTGCTGCTCGCCGCGTGCGCCGCACCCACGGCGCAGGCCGCGCCCCTGCAGGTCAGCGCCACGACCACGATCATCGCGGACTTCGTGAAGGCCGTCGGCGGCACCCGCGTCAGCGTGAACGTCATCGTGCCGCCCGGCGGGGACACCCACACCTTCCAGCCCAGCACCGGCGCGATCCGCGAACTCGCCCGCAGCCGCACCCTGTTCGCGAACGGCGCGGGCCTGGAACCCTGGCTGCCCAGACTGAAGGCCAGCGCGCCCAGGGTGCCCGTGCAGGAACTCACGGCGGGCCTGAAACTCCATGCCGCCGATGAAGGCGAGGACCACGCGGAAGCCGGGCATGACGACCACGACCACGGCGCGCTCGACCCGCACGCGTGGTGGGACGCCACCCTGGCCGCCGGGTACGTGAAGAACGCCCAGGCGGCCCTGACCCGCCTCGACCCCGCCGGGAAGGCCACCTACGCGAAGAACGCCGCCGCGCACCTGAAAGCCATCAGCGCCGCCGACGCCTACGCGAAGAAACAGTTCGCCACGGTGCCCGCCGCGCGGCGCGTGCTCGTCACGAACCACGACAGCCTGCATTACCTCGCCGAGCGGTACGGGCTGCGCCTGATCGGGGCGGTCATTCCGGGCCTGAGCACCGAACGTGAACCCAGCGCCCGCGAACTCGCCGTGCTGACCCAGACCATGAAGAAGGCCGGAGCGAAGGTGATCTTCACGGAGAACACCGTCAACGCCCGCCTCGCCCAGACGCTCGCCCGCGAGACCGGCGCCCGCATCGCCCCCGCGCTGTACACCGACGCCCTGGGACCCAAGGGCAGCGGCGGCGAGACGTACCTCAAGGCGTTCCGGACGAACGTGGACATCATGGTGAAGGCGCTGAAAACGCGCTGA
- a CDS encoding ABC-F family ATP-binding cassette domain-containing protein has translation MARGVARSFAARVVFSGVELTVGAGERLALVGENGSGKSSLLRVLAGLDAPDAGVVTRAGRVALLAQAQPVGGSVLEAVTPPALAAARGAFEAASAALPGGSEAALLAFADAEEAYRLAGGYDFAGRAAAVLAGLGLDAGARADRLSGGQARRVLLAALLLAPADVYLLDEPTNHLDAGGAAWLQDWILASGAAFVLASHDRAFLDEVATGVAELERGTLTVYPGNYSGAMALKATLREAQAREFGAYRRKRAALDEERARRASRARSAGQYNHRRASDGDKLLAKGKAQNAQGVNAAAARRLERQIDRADAAATPKPHEDHRQVRLTLPPVPPGPLEVLTVSDLSVVRESEAVLSGVNLHVRHGDRVALTGPNGGGKSTLLRALLGGLPHSGAVTWGAGLTVSLIGQHGEELLGLGTVGDALLDANPLLTPHQLHEVAAALEVPGGPAFPLAGLSGGQRMRLSLARLRVTRAQVLLLDEPTNHLDVRAIEALEALLLDFPGTLLLASHDRRLVKRVATREWRVGGGGVHES, from the coding sequence ATGGCGCGTGGGGTCGCGCGGTCGTTCGCGGCCCGTGTGGTGTTTTCGGGTGTGGAGCTGACCGTGGGGGCCGGGGAACGGCTGGCACTGGTCGGCGAGAATGGCAGCGGCAAGAGTTCGCTGCTGCGCGTGCTGGCGGGGCTGGACGCGCCGGATGCGGGCGTGGTGACCCGCGCGGGCCGGGTGGCGTTGCTGGCGCAGGCGCAGCCCGTGGGTGGGTCGGTGCTGGAGGCCGTGACTCCCCCGGCGCTGGCGGCGGCCCGGGGAGCGTTCGAGGCGGCCTCTGCGGCGCTGCCCGGCGGGTCCGAGGCGGCGCTGCTGGCCTTCGCGGACGCCGAGGAAGCCTACCGGCTCGCGGGTGGGTACGACTTCGCGGGGCGCGCGGCGGCGGTCCTGGCGGGGCTGGGTCTGGACGCCGGGGCGCGGGCGGACCGGCTGTCGGGCGGGCAGGCGCGGCGGGTGCTGCTGGCGGCGCTGCTGCTGGCCCCGGCGGACGTGTACCTGCTGGACGAACCCACGAACCACCTGGATGCAGGGGGCGCGGCGTGGCTGCAGGACTGGATTCTGGCGTCGGGAGCGGCGTTCGTGCTGGCCAGTCATGACCGGGCGTTCCTGGATGAGGTGGCGACCGGCGTGGCCGAGCTGGAACGCGGCACGCTGACCGTGTACCCCGGCAACTACTCCGGGGCGATGGCGCTGAAGGCGACGCTGCGTGAGGCGCAGGCCCGGGAGTTCGGGGCGTACCGACGCAAACGCGCGGCGCTGGACGAGGAACGGGCGCGGCGGGCCAGCCGGGCGCGGAGTGCCGGGCAGTACAACCACCGGCGGGCCAGTGACGGTGACAAGCTCCTGGCGAAAGGCAAGGCGCAGAACGCGCAGGGGGTGAACGCGGCGGCGGCCCGGCGACTGGAACGGCAGATCGATCGGGCGGACGCGGCCGCCACACCGAAACCCCACGAGGATCACCGTCAGGTGCGGCTGACGCTGCCGCCCGTGCCGCCGGGGCCGCTGGAGGTGCTGACGGTCAGCGACCTGAGCGTGGTTCGGGAGTCGGAGGCGGTGCTGTCCGGCGTGAACCTGCATGTGCGGCATGGTGACCGGGTGGCCCTGACCGGCCCGAACGGTGGGGGCAAGAGCACGCTGCTGCGCGCCCTGCTGGGCGGGCTGCCGCACAGCGGGGCGGTGACGTGGGGTGCGGGCCTGACCGTCAGCCTGATCGGGCAGCACGGCGAGGAACTGCTGGGGCTGGGCACGGTGGGGGACGCCCTGCTGGACGCCAATCCGCTGCTGACCCCGCACCAGCTGCACGAGGTCGCGGCGGCGCTGGAGGTGCCGGGCGGCCCGGCCTTCCCCCTCGCGGGTCTGTCGGGCGGGCAGCGGATGCGCCTGAGCCTCGCGCGGCTGCGGGTCACGCGCGCGCAGGTACTGCTGCTGGACGAACCCACCAACCACCTGGACGTCCGGGCCATCGAGGCGCTGGAAGCACTACTGCTGGACTTTCCGGGCACGCTGCTGCTCGCCAGTCATGACCGGCGGCTGGTGAAGCGGGTCGCCACGCGCGAGTGGCGCGTCGGGGGCGGCGGGGTGCACGAATCGTGA
- a CDS encoding winged helix-turn-helix transcriptional regulator, with protein MSTEHTGFCPVYRAIGVLQEKWVLHIVRALLNGEKGFNELARAVGGCNSATLTQRLEHLETLALISKRTEDTQGKLARSVYTLTPAGLELQSVIDAIDTWAVTHLNTPAPAPAAFSELPATDCAG; from the coding sequence ATGAGTACTGAACACACTGGATTCTGCCCGGTCTACCGGGCTATCGGGGTGTTGCAGGAGAAATGGGTGCTGCACATCGTCCGCGCCCTGCTGAACGGTGAAAAAGGGTTTAATGAGCTCGCCCGCGCCGTCGGCGGATGCAACAGCGCCACCCTCACGCAGCGCCTCGAACACCTCGAAACCCTCGCCCTGATCAGCAAACGCACCGAGGACACCCAGGGCAAACTGGCCCGCAGCGTCTACACGCTGACCCCCGCCGGCCTGGAACTCCAGAGCGTCATCGACGCCATCGACACCTGGGCCGTCACCCACCTGAACACCCCGGCCCCCGCACCCGCCGCCTTCAGCGAGCTGCCCGCCACCGACTGCGCCGGCTGA
- a CDS encoding SDR family NAD(P)-dependent oxidoreductase, with product MTTLQRFTDKTVLITGAGGGIGAALAHRYAAEGARVAVNDVNAAAAQAVADALTAAGARALSVPGDVSVQEGVEAIFAATEAELGPVDVLVNNAALTSDQRHFLDADEAWWDLFLRVNLKSVFLCAHRAARGMAARRRGVILNVSSGGATRSHRGFTSYDAAKGGVEAFTRALALDMAPYGVRVNGITPGFINTYGLEGEDLAQREKTVPLGRYGTAEDLTGAAAFLASDDAAYVTGQFVVVDGGVLVQQRSANVDTFPLSNFPDVPAES from the coding sequence ATGACGACTTTGCAGCGATTCACGGACAAGACGGTGCTCATCACGGGTGCGGGGGGTGGGATCGGCGCGGCCCTGGCGCACCGGTATGCCGCAGAGGGAGCGCGGGTCGCGGTGAACGACGTGAACGCGGCGGCGGCGCAGGCGGTCGCGGACGCCCTGACGGCGGCGGGCGCGCGGGCGTTGAGCGTGCCGGGCGACGTGAGTGTTCAGGAGGGCGTGGAGGCGATCTTCGCGGCGACCGAGGCAGAACTGGGACCAGTGGACGTGCTCGTGAACAACGCAGCCCTGACGAGTGACCAGCGGCACTTCCTGGACGCGGATGAGGCGTGGTGGGACCTGTTCCTGCGCGTGAACCTGAAGAGCGTGTTCCTGTGCGCTCACCGGGCGGCGCGGGGCATGGCGGCGCGGCGGCGCGGCGTGATCCTGAACGTGTCGAGTGGCGGCGCGACCCGCTCGCACCGGGGCTTCACGTCGTACGACGCGGCGAAGGGCGGCGTGGAGGCGTTCACGCGGGCGCTGGCGCTGGACATGGCGCCGTACGGGGTGCGCGTGAATGGGATCACGCCGGGCTTCATCAACACGTACGGGCTGGAAGGCGAGGATCTGGCGCAGCGGGAGAAGACCGTGCCGCTGGGCCGCTACGGCACCGCCGAGGACCTGACGGGCGCGGCGGCGTTCCTCGCGTCGGACGACGCGGCGTACGTGACGGGGCAGTTCGTGGTCGTGGACGGCGGGGTGCTGGTGCAGCAGCGCAGCGCGAACGTGGACACCTTCCCCCTCAGCAACTTCCCGGACGTGCCTGCCGAGAGCTGA
- the trxB gene encoding thioredoxin-disulfide reductase, whose translation MTGDTTTHTYDVVIVGGGPAGLTAAIYTGRASLSTLILEKGLPGGQIAQTEEVENYPGFPEPISGMELASRMQQQAEKFGGRIEMDEVQSITRADDDREHAYPFTVTGYSGTYRAKAVILATGANPKRLGIPGEQDFWGRGVSTCATCDGFFYRGKKVVVIGGGDAAVEEGLFLTKFADEVTLIHRRDTLRANKVAQARAFANPKMKFVWDTAPVEIQGDEAVSGVRLKNLKTNEEYDMPTDGVFIFIGHTPNTEFVKDTVALRADGYVEVTDEIYTSVPMLFAAGDVSDYIYRQLGTSVGAGTRAAMSAERALAALELETAETAAD comes from the coding sequence ATGACAGGCGACACCACCACCCACACCTACGACGTCGTGATCGTCGGCGGCGGCCCCGCCGGACTGACCGCCGCCATCTACACCGGCCGCGCCAGCCTCAGCACCCTGATCCTCGAAAAAGGCCTCCCCGGCGGCCAGATCGCCCAGACCGAGGAAGTCGAGAACTACCCCGGCTTCCCCGAACCCATCAGCGGCATGGAACTCGCCAGCCGCATGCAGCAGCAGGCCGAGAAATTCGGCGGCAGGATCGAGATGGACGAGGTCCAGAGCATCACCCGCGCCGACGACGACCGCGAACACGCCTACCCCTTCACCGTCACCGGCTACAGCGGCACCTACCGCGCCAAGGCCGTGATCCTCGCCACCGGCGCCAACCCCAAACGCCTGGGCATCCCCGGCGAGCAGGACTTCTGGGGCCGCGGCGTCAGCACCTGCGCCACCTGCGACGGCTTCTTCTACCGTGGCAAGAAGGTCGTCGTGATCGGCGGGGGCGACGCCGCCGTCGAGGAAGGCCTGTTCCTGACCAAATTCGCCGACGAGGTCACCCTGATCCACCGCCGCGACACCCTGCGCGCCAACAAGGTCGCCCAGGCCCGCGCCTTCGCGAACCCCAAGATGAAATTCGTCTGGGACACCGCCCCCGTCGAAATCCAGGGTGACGAGGCCGTCAGCGGCGTGCGCCTGAAGAACCTCAAGACGAACGAGGAATACGACATGCCCACCGACGGCGTGTTCATCTTCATCGGCCACACCCCCAACACCGAATTCGTGAAGGACACCGTCGCCCTGCGCGCCGACGGGTACGTGGAAGTCACCGACGAGATCTACACCAGCGTGCCCATGCTGTTCGCCGCCGGTGACGTCAGCGACTACATCTACCGCCAGCTGGGCACCAGCGTCGGCGCCGGCACGCGCGCCGCCATGAGCGCCGAACGCGCCCTGGCTGCCCTGGAACTCGAAACGGCCGAAACCGCAGCGGATTAA
- a CDS encoding CobW family GTP-binding protein has product MTSASPTPPDPRPSVPITVLCGFLGAGKTTLLNHLLTQTNGQRVAVIVNEFGAVNIDASLVVKTDEQTIELSNGCICCTLRGDLLHAVNDLLETRDLDAILIESTGIGEPLPIAQSFCLTPEELEIEPEEGQPAIPDLLGRVHVDAMITVVDSAQFFPLWNRQDTIPGDDFERGFGELLAEQLEFADIVVLNKLDLAAPDDVRQLRDLIRITNPRARVLEATRGVLPAEGLLNTGLFDFDHSSQLDAWMAELEKEHTPESETYGLGTHIFRSEQPFDPDMLNAALTLGLPRNVIRSKGWVNLGNGVATLWNHTGRQLALETAGEWLSPDEAFSELVFIGHDLDGAALDQLLSGALRA; this is encoded by the coding sequence ATGACGTCTGCCTCCCCCACCCCACCCGACCCGCGCCCCTCCGTGCCCATCACCGTCCTGTGCGGCTTTCTCGGCGCCGGGAAGACCACCCTCCTTAACCACCTGCTGACCCAGACGAACGGTCAACGCGTCGCCGTGATCGTCAACGAGTTCGGCGCCGTGAACATCGACGCCAGCCTCGTGGTCAAGACCGACGAGCAGACCATCGAACTGAGTAACGGCTGCATCTGCTGCACGCTGCGCGGCGACCTGCTGCACGCCGTGAACGACCTGCTGGAAACGCGCGACCTGGACGCGATCCTGATCGAATCGACCGGCATCGGCGAGCCCCTGCCCATCGCGCAGAGCTTCTGCCTGACCCCAGAGGAACTGGAGATCGAACCCGAGGAAGGCCAGCCCGCCATTCCCGACCTGCTGGGCCGCGTGCACGTGGACGCCATGATCACCGTCGTGGACAGCGCGCAGTTCTTCCCGCTCTGGAACCGCCAGGACACCATCCCCGGCGACGACTTTGAACGTGGCTTCGGGGAACTGCTGGCCGAGCAGCTGGAATTCGCGGATATCGTCGTGCTGAACAAACTCGACCTGGCCGCACCCGACGACGTGCGGCAACTGCGCGACCTGATCCGCATCACCAACCCCCGCGCCCGCGTGCTGGAAGCCACGCGCGGCGTCCTGCCCGCCGAGGGGCTGCTGAACACCGGCCTGTTCGACTTCGACCACTCCAGCCAGCTCGACGCCTGGATGGCCGAACTGGAAAAAGAGCACACCCCGGAATCCGAGACGTACGGTCTGGGCACCCACATCTTCCGCAGTGAGCAGCCCTTCGACCCCGACATGCTGAACGCGGCGCTGACGCTGGGCCTGCCGCGCAACGTAATCCGCAGCAAAGGCTGGGTGAACCTGGGCAATGGCGTGGCGACCCTCTGGAACCACACCGGGCGGCAGCTGGCCCTGGAAACGGCGGGCGAGTGGCTCAGTCCGGACGAGGCCTTCAGTGAACTGGTGTTCATCGGGCACGACCTCGACGGCGCCGCGCTGGACCAACTGCTGAGCGGCGCCCTGCGCGCCTGA
- a CDS encoding metal ABC transporter ATP-binding protein translates to MLGVENLTVKYGPQTALENASVRFEAGTFSAIIGPNGAGKSTLLKTLVGLLPDHADAVRFDEGHSARSCISYVPQQQTLDWAFPVTVWDVAMMGRTGRLGWLRWPGKQDRQIVEDALKETGVYDLRGRHIGALSGGQRQRVLLARMLARQGHLLLLDEPLTGVDAATQETLMGLLRAQADRGRAVVMVTHDLEQARRWCDHLVLVNRRVIADGTPEQVYTTQNIEATFSTSFLGHTHAEA, encoded by the coding sequence ATGCTGGGCGTCGAGAACCTGACAGTCAAATACGGCCCGCAGACGGCCCTGGAGAACGCCAGCGTCCGCTTCGAGGCTGGAACGTTCAGTGCGATCATCGGCCCGAACGGCGCGGGCAAGAGCACCCTCCTGAAAACCCTGGTGGGCCTGCTGCCCGACCACGCGGACGCCGTGCGCTTCGACGAGGGCCACAGCGCCCGCTCGTGCATCAGTTACGTGCCGCAGCAGCAGACCCTTGACTGGGCCTTTCCCGTGACCGTGTGGGACGTCGCCATGATGGGCCGCACCGGCCGCCTGGGCTGGCTGCGCTGGCCGGGCAAGCAGGACCGGCAGATCGTGGAGGACGCCCTGAAAGAAACCGGGGTGTACGACCTGCGCGGCCGGCACATCGGCGCGCTGTCCGGCGGGCAGCGGCAACGGGTCCTGCTGGCCCGCATGCTGGCCCGCCAGGGGCACCTGCTGCTGCTGGACGAACCCCTGACCGGCGTGGACGCCGCCACGCAGGAAACCCTGATGGGGCTGCTGCGCGCGCAGGCCGACCGGGGCCGCGCCGTCGTGATGGTCACGCACGACCTGGAACAGGCGCGGCGCTGGTGCGACCATCTGGTGCTCGTGAACCGCCGCGTGATCGCCGACGGCACGCCCGAACAGGTGTACACCACGCAGAACATCGAGGCGACGTTCAGCACCAGCTTCCTGGGCCATACTCACGCCGAGGCGTGA
- a CDS encoding HD domain-containing protein, translating into MPHRTLMSRLRRKATGYTAKVRRLMRSLRPTDAYPDDPWAHTHLTPEERRVYDAMDPRDREHACRVTRHLLRDHPHAPPELTAAALLHDCGKSLRPYHAWERVLVGLIPNRVARVLPPVGALGIRAHHPELGARLLAHAGARPRVARLVARHHHPGGDPEAELLHHYDDQE; encoded by the coding sequence ATGCCTCACCGCACCCTCATGAGCCGCCTGCGCCGCAAGGCGACCGGGTACACGGCCAAGGTGCGTAGACTGATGCGCAGCCTGCGCCCCACCGACGCCTACCCCGACGACCCCTGGGCGCACACTCACCTGACTCCCGAAGAGCGGCGCGTGTACGACGCCATGGACCCCCGCGACCGCGAACACGCCTGCCGCGTCACCCGCCACCTGCTGCGCGACCACCCGCACGCCCCGCCCGAACTGACCGCCGCCGCGCTACTGCACGACTGCGGCAAGAGCCTGCGCCCCTACCACGCCTGGGAACGCGTACTGGTCGGCCTGATCCCCAACCGCGTGGCCCGCGTCCTGCCGCCCGTCGGGGCGCTCGGCATCCGCGCGCACCACCCGGAACTCGGCGCGCGACTGCTGGCGCACGCCGGAGCGCGGCCCCGCGTGGCCCGCCTCGTCGCCCGCCACCACCACCCCGGCGGCGACCCAGAGGCCGAACTGCTGCACCACTACGACGACCAGGAATAG
- the rpmB gene encoding 50S ribosomal protein L28 — protein MSRECYLTGKKNLVVNSVTRRGKARAQGGVGRKVTGVTKRVQRANLLKKTIRETVNGKSTVKTVWLSANALRTLSRGPYQGIELL, from the coding sequence ATGAGTCGTGAGTGCTACCTGACCGGCAAGAAGAACCTCGTGGTGAACAGCGTCACCCGGCGCGGCAAGGCCCGCGCGCAGGGCGGCGTGGGCCGCAAGGTCACCGGCGTGACCAAACGCGTACAGCGCGCCAACCTGCTGAAGAAAACCATCCGCGAAACCGTGAACGGCAAGAGCACCGTCAAGACCGTCTGGCTCAGCGCGAACGCCCTGCGCACCCTCAGCCGCGGCCCGTACCAGGGCATCGAACTGCTGTGA
- a CDS encoding bifunctional metallophosphatase/5'-nucleotidase: MKNNFLLIGAALSLSSCSMILGPSTVDVTVIGVNDFHGNLLPTSFRVPDPADRTKTLTVQAGGVEAIGGILAEARRTNPNTVFVGVGDMTGASPLISGLLRDEPTIDALNGLGMAVNVVGNHEFDYGFAELMRYQKGGCNSNDATKACKFNNTFEGAKFPYIAANVIDEKTGQPVLPAYKIVQVGKAKVAFVGAVLKDTPTVVTPAGVAGLKFEDEVRSINAAIPAIKRMGADAIVALVHQGGTSKDAFDIVDCKTLSGPIVDVARGLDPAVSAIMTGHTHRGYNCLVPGPDGKDRIVIQGDALGHLLQRIDMTVDTRANRVTAIRASNVVVDAAKAPKDAAMTALVQKARDLTDPISKTVIATLGVEQISRTAGTNGESPLGRVIADSQLAATAPASKGGAVIAFMNPGGIRADLPVNVPNASKQVTYGDAFTVQPFGNILTVITLTGAQIKEALEQQFDNPSAGSNRILQVSRGFTYTWDNAKAKGEKVSDIKLGGQALDPTASYRVVVNNFLADGGDGFTAFAKGTSRLGGDLDIDAFRAFLTSTTVSPDTTERIKRLN, encoded by the coding sequence ATGAAAAACAATTTCCTCCTGATCGGCGCCGCCCTCAGCCTCAGCAGCTGCTCCATGATCCTGGGCCCCTCCACCGTAGACGTCACCGTCATCGGCGTGAACGACTTCCACGGCAACCTGCTGCCCACCAGCTTCCGCGTGCCCGACCCCGCCGACCGCACCAAGACCCTGACCGTCCAGGCCGGCGGCGTCGAGGCCATCGGCGGCATCCTCGCCGAGGCCCGCCGCACCAACCCCAACACCGTCTTCGTCGGCGTGGGCGACATGACCGGCGCCAGCCCCCTGATCAGCGGCCTGCTGCGCGATGAACCCACCATCGACGCCCTGAACGGCCTGGGCATGGCCGTCAATGTCGTCGGCAACCACGAATTCGACTACGGCTTCGCCGAACTGATGCGCTACCAGAAGGGTGGCTGCAACAGCAACGACGCCACCAAGGCCTGCAAATTCAACAACACCTTCGAAGGCGCCAAGTTCCCTTACATCGCCGCGAACGTCATCGACGAGAAGACCGGCCAGCCCGTCCTGCCCGCCTACAAGATCGTGCAGGTCGGCAAGGCCAAGGTCGCCTTCGTCGGCGCCGTCTTGAAGGACACCCCCACCGTCGTCACGCCCGCCGGTGTCGCCGGACTGAAATTCGAGGATGAAGTGAGGAGCATCAACGCCGCCATCCCCGCCATCAAACGCATGGGCGCCGACGCCATCGTCGCGCTCGTCCACCAGGGCGGCACCAGCAAGGACGCCTTCGACATCGTCGACTGCAAGACCCTCAGCGGCCCCATCGTGGACGTCGCCAGGGGCCTCGACCCGGCTGTCAGCGCAATCATGACCGGCCACACCCACCGCGGCTACAACTGCCTGGTGCCCGGCCCCGACGGCAAGGACCGCATCGTCATCCAGGGCGACGCGCTGGGCCACCTGCTGCAGCGCATCGACATGACCGTCGACACCCGCGCCAACCGCGTCACCGCCATCCGCGCCAGCAACGTCGTCGTGGACGCCGCCAAGGCCCCCAAGGACGCCGCCATGACCGCCCTGGTCCAGAAGGCCAGGGACCTCACCGACCCGATCTCCAAGACCGTCATCGCCACGCTGGGCGTCGAGCAGATCAGCCGCACCGCGGGCACCAACGGCGAAAGCCCCCTGGGCCGCGTCATTGCCGACAGCCAGCTGGCCGCCACCGCGCCCGCCAGCAAGGGCGGCGCCGTCATCGCCTTTATGAACCCCGGCGGCATCCGCGCCGACCTGCCCGTGAACGTCCCCAACGCCAGCAAGCAGGTCACGTACGGTGACGCGTTCACCGTGCAGCCCTTCGGGAACATCCTGACCGTCATCACCCTGACCGGCGCGCAGATCAAGGAAGCCCTCGAGCAGCAGTTCGACAACCCCTCCGCCGGCAGCAACCGCATCCTGCAGGTCAGCCGGGGCTTCACGTACACCTGGGACAACGCCAAGGCCAAAGGCGAGAAGGTCAGCGACATCAAACTTGGCGGGCAGGCCCTCGACCCCACCGCCAGCTACCGCGTCGTCGTGAACAACTTCCTCGCCGACGGCGGCGACGGCTTCACCGCCTTCGCCAAGGGCACCAGCCGTCTCGGCGGCGACCTGGACATCGACGCCTTCCGCGCGTTCCTGACGAGCACCACCGTCAGCCCCGACACCACCGAACGCATCAAGCGCCTGAACTGA